GGAATTGTATAAGTTCGCTTATGACCCCTGTCATCACGAACATCGCCAACGGTAAGGAGACCTGCCGCTGGTGCGACAACTGCGGTACGCTGCTTTTGGGCCGCAGATGTTCGGAATGCGGTTCGAACGGCAGGGAATTCGAGATCAACAGTCCCGGAGACATCCGTCCCTGCATGGGGGACAGCATGGGGATCCTGGAGGATCTTCTCAAGGAAGCCTTTGGCACCTCTCTCCCAATCAAGAACCAATCGGTATTCTTCAACAAGGTTCCCGGGGAGGACCGTACCGACGAGATCATCGCCTACGGGCAGGTCATCGGGGTGCTGAGGTTCGACATCGCCGCCGACCGCCTCAGGGTGGAGCTCAGACAGCCCGGTGCGGAACTCTTTGACCCCGTTGCGACGAAGAACATCGTGAGGATCTTCGGAGTATCCGGGCATCTCAAGGGGAAGGGTGTTCCCGGTGCCAACGTCTCCGAGGTCATAGGGGATTTCTCCAAAGACGATCCTGTGATCATCAGAAAAGGTCTCAAGGTAGGTCCCGGAGTGGCCATGGTCGACAGTTCGGATATGAAGGAAGCCGAGAAAGCCGTCAGGGTCAGGGACCTGAACACCCCTTCAGGCATACCTCTGTCCCCCGAAGCGGGAAGGGATGTCTTCGTGGCATGCAACAGGAAGCATCTCGAGAAGCTCGAGAGCACCGCCGTGAACGAGATTAGGAACTATGTGAAGGGCAAGAACCTCCCCGTGACGGTATCCTTCTCCGGAGGGAAGGATTCGCTCGCCGCATACGGTCTAGCAGCCCGCGCAGTCAAAGACCCAGAACTCCTTTTCACCGACACCGGATTGGAATTCCCGGAGACCCTCGAGTATGTGAAGGAGTTCTCCGAAAGCAAGCATCTCACGCTCCGCACGGCCAAGGCCGGCAACGCATTCAAGGAAAACGTGGATGCCTTCGGACCGCCCGCCAAGGATTTCAGGTGGTGCTGCAAGGTCTGCAAACTAGGGCCCATCTCAGACCTCATCTCTCGTAACTATCCCAAAGGTACCATCACCTGCGAGGGTAACCGTTCTCTCGAGTCGTTCTCCCGTGCGGGTACCGAGT
The sequence above is a segment of the methanogenic archaeon ISO4-H5 genome. Coding sequences within it:
- a CDS encoding phosphoadenosine phosphosulfate reductase; its protein translation is MTPVITNIANGKETCRWCDNCGTLLLGRRCSECGSNGREFEINSPGDIRPCMGDSMGILEDLLKEAFGTSLPIKNQSVFFNKVPGEDRTDEIIAYGQVIGVLRFDIAADRLRVELRQPGAELFDPVATKNIVRIFGVSGHLKGKGVPGANVSEVIGDFSKDDPVIIRKGLKVGPGVAMVDSSDMKEAEKAVRVRDLNTPSGIPLSPEAGRDVFVACNRKHLEKLESTAVNEIRNYVKGKNLPVTVSFSGGKDSLAAYGLAARAVKDPELLFTDTGLEFPETLEYVKEFSESKHLTLRTAKAGNAFKENVDAFGPPAKDFRWCCKVCKLGPISDLISRNYPKGTITCEGNRSLESFSRAGTEFVTKNPFVPNQINLNPVRNWCAAEIWGYIWMRKLPYNPLYERDFERIGCYLCASCLASEWRNTARIHPEMYRDWEDYLHRYAERNGLPKEYIDMGFWRWKVLPPKMRQLAEGLELRMEPKGGNGLSMKLMKGASVCVAGGYSMEAIVTVPRRRDFSYVEDAMRTVGDVKYSPEFEIALVKMKTGRARVFGGGQVSVTAEDAKGAEKTFEKAVKALIRAELCTSCGICAKSCPRKAITIKDGMRVNPEKCVSCGLCERSCMVVHYYDKIMAGKAVDAPDRVQNRGNGKTQHGNGRPQHGNRKPYHNRGRPHDNGRNNHRSDDRGHRQDGRRNH